The Solibacillus sp. FSL R7-0668 genome includes the window TCATCGTATTATTATAAAAAATACTGGGAATATTGGATGGATGAAAAGTTGAATAATCGTTTATGATGATGTTTGAACTACCATTTATATGGTTCATCATCATAAGTTGGAGATGACATGCAAATTCAGTCATTTATGCATTCAATTCGTTTCAAAAATGCTTTATTATGTGCGTTCATACTGAGAAAAATGGTAAAATACGGTTAATCGAGCGTAAATTTCAAAAACCGAGCATAAAGTTCTCGAAAACGAGCGTAAAATTAAAAATTCGAGCATAAAGAATTCGAAACCGAGCGCAAAAATAGAATACCGAGCATATTTCCACGCAAAGTGGTCATGCATTCCGACTATCTATAAACGATTGTGAAAAACAACCCCATAATTCGGTGATGAGCCTATGATTTGTAAAAAAGTAAAGCCAAGCAGCCTACCTATTGGTAAGCTACTTGGCTCTTTTTACGCCTCCGCGTCGTTTCATTTCAAAGCCATATAAGTAAATTTCCGGGACGTTAATTCTTTTGTCTAAGCGAATTTCGATAATACCAAGGCATTGTTGTAATCATGCACTGAGTAGGTCCTATGATAGCGAACTCATGAATGTGACATTCTCGAAGAAAAGCAAGTATAAGTAAGATATTGAAACGGTAAGGAAATCTAGTAGTGATTTTTAGGTATTCGCAAATATATGTAGAATATCAATATCGCAAATAAACTCTGAAAATCGCAAATATCCCCACAATTTCGCAAATAAAATTCAAAAGTCGCAAATATCCCTTAAAACACACACATTTTGATAAATTTAGAATTGTCAAGTACTCAACGAATAATAAGAAACTCAAAGAATCGTGACGAAAAAGTGGATAATTCCAGTTGATTGTTGCGTATTTGTAGAAAATTCTGAAAAATAACGTTGCAAAACAGAACAACAAACTATAATATTAGTAATTAATAACAATTATATGGAAGGAAAAGGGGTGTAAATTCCTGTGACAAAAGTATATTTAGATGGCATTGCGTACAACCAATTTGGACATGATATATTTTTTACGCAACTCAATTTAAAAACATTGCTGGCACTTTTTGAAGTAGATAGTAATGTACAGCGGGAGATTGATCCCCAACGAAAATTGGAAATCCGCTCCTTCATTCTGGATAATGTCACACATAATCGCGATTTTCATTTCACATCATTTGTGTTTAGTAGTCGTGGTCAGATACAGCAAGATGAACAAGGCTATTACTTAGAATCTGGTAGTAAATTATATATTAGCGATGGCCAACATCGCGCATACAGCCTGGAATCAGCCTTACTATCATTAAAAAGTGCATTAGAGGCAGCTGTGTTTGTGAAGCATGAAGAAAAAATTATAATACTCCAAAAGCAAATTCGGTATCTTGAAGATTTTCCGATTAATATGCAGATTTATTTGGATTTAAGTATCAAGCAGGAGCAGCAAATGTTTAGTGATCTGAACACTGAGCGTAGAGAAGCGCATTCAGGTCAGCTGCTACAGTACGATCACCGTGATGCTTATAGTATCCTCACACGTCAATTAGCACAACGTTTACAAGGTCAAATCGATATTGAAATGAAGTCATCCCGTGTTGTCAGCAGTTCTTCTTCACTAACAACTCTTGTTATGATGAAGCGCTGTATTGTAGCCCTCTTTGACGGATTACTCATTCAAAATACAAATAAAAACACATTTTCACTTCCTCAACATGAAGTAGAGCAAATTGCTGAAGCATTCTTTATAAAATGGTTACAAATTTTTCCGAAGCAGGCGCATAAGCGTTTGCAATATGTAACAGGTTTAACAGGAATTCAAGTCGCATTAGCCCTTACCGTTCATCACCTCACGAAATCACATAAGTTATCCTATCAAGAAGCGATTGATAAATTAACCTATTTAAAACAGTGTAGCTGGAAGCACACAGATCCTATGTTCCAGTTTTTATATTCCCATGACAAAAAAAGCATTAGCGGGCACTCGAGTTCCTATGCGATTCGCCGTATTAAAGGTGAGTTTCTAAAAGTAATTGAAAAAGAAATGGCGGTGAATGTATGAATCAGCGCATAGCGATTTTTACCGTCCAGGAAATTGCCCAAATGGTGGAGCAACAAAAGATGATTTTGCGTAATACCGAACTTAGGCATACACGTAAAATTCGTCAATATGTCATGGAACAGTTTATGAACGGCGATATTTATATTCCGCCAATTACGGTTTCTAATAATAATGGTATTTATTATGTGATTGATGGTAACAGTAGAATTCGTGGTATTTTGGATATTTTACCTCAGCTAAGTCGCTTGATTTTAAGCGAGGATTTAGAAGAGCAAAAGAAAGCTACGCAGTTAAATGCCAGTCTTAGTGATGTCCCACTGGCCTTTCAAATTTATAGTGATTTTACGCAGCAAGAGCGTGAGCAATTGTATTTAGATGCTAATACAAAAGGAAAAAAGGTAGCGCTTTCAAAGCGGATTGCGTTTGATTCACGTAATACAATCAATATCGTAACAAATGAATTATTACAGCAACATGAGGCATTACGCTTTGCGGGTGTGGAGCAAGAAAAAGTAAGCATGAACCGACCAGCAAACAAAAATTTCCTATCTTTAAGTCAGCTTCGTGCCCTTATAGCGCTATTTATAGTGGGGAAGGAAGCCGAGTCTAATATTTATACGCAGCACGTAGACGAAGAGCTGATCGAAAGGCGTCTACCAGTTTTAAATGCATGGCTTGATGAATTGTTTAAGTTAGAGGGACCTGAAAAAATCGGGGATTATCATATATCTATTTTAGCCAGTTTTCTATTTGTTCGAGCCCTTGCTTATTATGCTCTAAAAGGGGAGGAATTTGTCGCAACCTCTAAAAAAGCAGATTATGTCCGTGGAAGGATGAAAATGCTTAAGCATATAAGCTGGGAAACCTGTCAGCCAATGTGGGAACGCTTTGATGGCAAATATAGAGGAACGAGCGGGCTCTACTTTGTGAATAGTAATAAAAAAACATTAAATCAAATTATTGAATGGCTATGCTCTGAAGGGGGGGATGTGCTATTACCGAGAAAGTAACACAAGTCGTTATTCAATAGGAAAAACCTCTGTATACAAGTCCTGGACAGACATGAGGTATACAAAGGTTTCCAGTGCAGGAGTATCCTGACTATGTTTAGTATACTCCTTTTTTTTGAAATTGCATATGTTTGAACACTAAAAAGGAGGCAAGAGTATGGATAACAAATCTCAAAAATTAATTACACATGAAACTCAAGTGATTTTTGAAACGGTTTATGAAGGGAAACAGGGTGTAGGGATTATTGAAAATGGTGTCTATCGTTTTGTTGAGGGATCGCTGGCACAGTATTTTGCTTATAACGAGGCACATTTTGTAACGAATTTGGCAGTAGCAAAACGCTTGGCAAAGGATATACTAGGTTCAAGCTATGCTGCACCCTATATTTTTTTAGATATGGTATGGGTACCTATTCAAATTTATAATCGCTCAGTTATTTTGTATATTGCGCTACACCATATTGAACGTGTTGACAGTGTGTCAAAGTATGAAACACTTGTTGATCTACGTTACGGGGTGAGGCTGAAGCTAGATGTTAGCAGAGGGTCGCTATGTACGAAGCTACTTGTTAGCTGCTTTCTAAAGGTTTTACTAGATGGACGAAAGCAATTTTTGGGTGGAATCGGGCATGTACGATCGGATGATTGTGAAATCGTAAAGGAGCAAGGAAGTGTTTATTACACAAAGAAGCGACAGAAATTAGATGATGAATAACTAGAAAAAAAGTAAGCTAGCACGTAATTTGCGCTAGCTTACTTTTTTATTTCTTTTTATCGTAATACATGCCATCCATTGTGCGGACATCTGCATACGGATTTGCGTATTGCTGTTCGTGCTTTTTCGAGTTTTGTAGCTCTTTGAGATCCGTTTTAACAGCGAGAAGAACAATATTCAGGCGCTCGCGAATTCCCTTATCAAGCTCAGCAAGGGTTACATGTAACTTATTTGAAGTATCCATCGTAAAACCCAATGTTCGCAATTCATCGATAATGATGCCACGCTGATCAAGTTTTTGTTGGATGTCTTCTATATAAGCGTCTCGTTCCTCACTTTTTGGAACTGTTGAAAGCTGTTCGAAAAGCTTAGCAGATACTTGGAGTAATTTTTGAGTTTGCTGTTCCATACGTTTGGACTCCATTTATTGTTGTGTTGCTCCGCTGAAGAATAGGCTGGATTGTTCGTTTGCTTTATTAATGGCTTTTTCCATTGCTGTGAACTGATTCCAATAACGTTGTTCAATCATTTTTAACTTGTCTTCCCAAGTTTTAATGCGGCTATTGGTACTATTCAAGTTACGTCCGATAGTGAATGTGTCATTCGCAGCTGATTCTCTGCCGGCCTTTACTTCAATGCTCTTTTGGAAGTTATCTAAAGAGCTACGCATTTGGTTAATGACACCTTTAGGCTCGCCCTCTCTGTCATTAGAAAATACTTTGAATACTGCTTCTTCATCTGCTAGTAAAGCTTCACGGAGCTTGTCTTTATCAAGCTCTAGTAAACCACCGTCACTGTATGTTTTTGTAGTCGTAATACCGATTTCACTTAATGTGTCGTATTTTTTCCCAGTATTCCCACCGTTTGAGTAAATGATTGAGCGTAGGTTTTGTAAGCCTGTTGATACTGTAGAGTCGCGACGGATAACACCGCTTTTCGCGATTTTTTCCCACTTTTCAATTTCGTCCTCAGACATATCCTTCTTCTGTTCTTCTGTTAATGGCGCATATTTACGGTTTTTCGTTTCGTTAATCGCACCATGTGTAGACTTGATGAACTCATTGTATTTGTTGACGAATTCTTCTATTTTATTGACGAAGTTGTCTACGTCTGTTGTTGCTTTTAGTGTGATTGGTGTTTGTTCGTTGTATGTTTTGTTTAATGTTACTGTGTAGCCGTTCAATTCGAATGTATTTGAATTACGCTCGATTTGGAGACCGTTGTATTCTAGTTTTGCGTTTTGACCAGCATCAACAACTATTGATGAGTCGTAGTTTTTATCTGCGATGTTCCCACCCGGATTAAAACCTAAGGCACCAAAGAAGTCACGTCCCTGCTGTGAATCTACAAACATACTTGTTTTTACAGAAGTTTTGTTGTCTCCTGTAATAATTGTCGTTGAACCAGATGTCGTATCAGAACTATTTACGAAAACTTCTCCGCTACCAGTCGCTTTTGTAGAAATTGATAGACTTCCACTATTTTGATCATAATAAGCATTAAGACCTGTACCAGAAGCGTTTAATTTAGAAACCATTGTTCCGATTGTATCTTCATCTGTAAGAGTAATCGATACATCTTCCATTTTGCCATTATCTTTTAAAACCTTCATTTTAATTTCATTAGTAGAACTATTTGCAAATAAGCCTGCCGTTTTATCAAAATCTTTAAGCTTTGTATTGCTTGGGGCTGGTTTACTTTGGTTACTGTCGTTAATAGTAAAGATATTCTCTGATTTGATTGTCGCTGCTGTTGCTAGTTGCTCAACCTTTGAAATTTGCAATGTACCCGCTGCACCAGCATTGGCAGTAGCTGTAATCGCATCATTCGTTGTTGTTACTGATTTTTTTATCAAGCTTGATTGTTTTAATGTATTGTCGAACATGTAATCGCTTAATGCTTTTGCGTTTTTGTTCATTGTACGGAAGGCATCACGCTGCCATTCGTATGTTTGCTTTTGCTGTTGTAATTTATCGAGTGGTGCGCGTTGTGCTTGCATCATTTTTGCAACGATGCTATCGATATCCATACCTGACGCTAAACCGCCGATTCTCATAAGTAAAACCTCCAGTAAATTGAATTAAATTTTTTCGTCCACAATCATACCCGCCATTTTTTGCATTTCATAAAATGCATCGAGCAGGCGCTGTGGTGGAATTTCTTTAATAACTTCTTCTGTTTGTGCATCGATTAAACGAACGTAATATTTGTCTAAACCCTCATGAAGTACAAACTTTGATGACTTTTGTGTTGTTTCAAGTATTTCATTCATTGTATCAATTGCTGGTAATAACTTTTCTTTTAAGGTTTCTTGATCTGTCACATTTTCTTGAGCTAACCTTGTAACAGTTACAGAAGCCTCAATAGATTGTTCATTATTAGTGACAGGCTCCGTTTCAGCAGGCGTTACCGCAGCTCCCGGATTTGCGGAAGCTTTTTGCTGAACGGTGAAGTCTGTGCTAGGCTGCGAAGTGATACGCATAAATTGTCCCTCCCAAAAATTGATTACCCATACTTAAAGCTATTATCGGCAATATTTTTGCATCATTGACTTATTTTAGAGAAAAGGGAGCAAAAATAGGAATTTTTTATAAGAATAATGATTTTAAAAATAGGTACAAAATCTTGGACAATTACCGATATA containing:
- a CDS encoding competence protein ComK, with product MDNKSQKLITHETQVIFETVYEGKQGVGIIENGVYRFVEGSLAQYFAYNEAHFVTNLAVAKRLAKDILGSSYAAPYIFLDMVWVPIQIYNRSVILYIALHHIERVDSVSKYETLVDLRYGVRLKLDVSRGSLCTKLLVSCFLKVLLDGRKQFLGGIGHVRSDDCEIVKEQGSVYYTKKRQKLDDE
- a CDS encoding flagellar protein FlaG, giving the protein MRITSQPSTDFTVQQKASANPGAAVTPAETEPVTNNEQSIEASVTVTRLAQENVTDQETLKEKLLPAIDTMNEILETTQKSSKFVLHEGLDKYYVRLIDAQTEEVIKEIPPQRLLDAFYEMQKMAGMIVDEKI
- the fliD gene encoding flagellar filament capping protein FliD, translated to MRIGGLASGMDIDSIVAKMMQAQRAPLDKLQQQKQTYEWQRDAFRTMNKNAKALSDYMFDNTLKQSSLIKKSVTTTNDAITATANAGAAGTLQISKVEQLATAATIKSENIFTINDSNQSKPAPSNTKLKDFDKTAGLFANSSTNEIKMKVLKDNGKMEDVSITLTDEDTIGTMVSKLNASGTGLNAYYDQNSGSLSISTKATGSGEVFVNSSDTTSGSTTIITGDNKTSVKTSMFVDSQQGRDFFGALGFNPGGNIADKNYDSSIVVDAGQNAKLEYNGLQIERNSNTFELNGYTVTLNKTYNEQTPITLKATTDVDNFVNKIEEFVNKYNEFIKSTHGAINETKNRKYAPLTEEQKKDMSEDEIEKWEKIAKSGVIRRDSTVSTGLQNLRSIIYSNGGNTGKKYDTLSEIGITTTKTYSDGGLLELDKDKLREALLADEEAVFKVFSNDREGEPKGVINQMRSSLDNFQKSIEVKAGRESAANDTFTIGRNLNSTNSRIKTWEDKLKMIEQRYWNQFTAMEKAINKANEQSSLFFSGATQQ
- a CDS encoding DNA sulfur modification protein DndB produces the protein MTKVYLDGIAYNQFGHDIFFTQLNLKTLLALFEVDSNVQREIDPQRKLEIRSFILDNVTHNRDFHFTSFVFSSRGQIQQDEQGYYLESGSKLYISDGQHRAYSLESALLSLKSALEAAVFVKHEEKIIILQKQIRYLEDFPINMQIYLDLSIKQEQQMFSDLNTERREAHSGQLLQYDHRDAYSILTRQLAQRLQGQIDIEMKSSRVVSSSSSLTTLVMMKRCIVALFDGLLIQNTNKNTFSLPQHEVEQIAEAFFIKWLQIFPKQAHKRLQYVTGLTGIQVALALTVHHLTKSHKLSYQEAIDKLTYLKQCSWKHTDPMFQFLYSHDKKSISGHSSSYAIRRIKGEFLKVIEKEMAVNV
- a CDS encoding DNA sulfur modification protein DndB; this encodes MNQRIAIFTVQEIAQMVEQQKMILRNTELRHTRKIRQYVMEQFMNGDIYIPPITVSNNNGIYYVIDGNSRIRGILDILPQLSRLILSEDLEEQKKATQLNASLSDVPLAFQIYSDFTQQEREQLYLDANTKGKKVALSKRIAFDSRNTINIVTNELLQQHEALRFAGVEQEKVSMNRPANKNFLSLSQLRALIALFIVGKEAESNIYTQHVDEELIERRLPVLNAWLDELFKLEGPEKIGDYHISILASFLFVRALAYYALKGEEFVATSKKADYVRGRMKMLKHISWETCQPMWERFDGKYRGTSGLYFVNSNKKTLNQIIEWLCSEGGDVLLPRK
- a CDS encoding flagellar protein FliT → MEQQTQKLLQVSAKLFEQLSTVPKSEERDAYIEDIQQKLDQRGIIIDELRTLGFTMDTSNKLHVTLAELDKGIRERLNIVLLAVKTDLKELQNSKKHEQQYANPYADVRTMDGMYYDKKK